One Mugil cephalus isolate CIBA_MC_2020 chromosome 17, CIBA_Mcephalus_1.1, whole genome shotgun sequence genomic window, atagatatatatgtatttaaaaagtcAATTGGATTCAGCATTTAAAGTGTTAAACTAAAACATTGCGTGACATTTTGATTTCCTCGCTGGTACACAGAATGTCAGGGACCATTTGTCCTGATCAATACCCATTTGAGGCGGTCAAAATGGTCCATCAGTCAAACAGAAAGTTCTTTAACATGGCTCTGACCCACGACACatggtggaaaaataaaagaggacgTATTGCAATGTgaggaatttaaataaataaaagtgtgtctttaaaaaaaaaaaaaaatgatcgaGTCCAATACAGCAAGGAGACAAACTCATCCTTCATCCACTTCcagctgttaaaataatgtaaactttaaaaaaaaaaggatataagTCATCCTGCTGTTCCTACAAAAACTGTGCtgatgtagatttttttttttttttttttttttttgcccttgtTACACTGGTTTCTAATATCTATACACTGTATATCCTCTTGTTTACACgtatttaaatgcagaaaaaactTTTggcaatatttaaaatattgtggTCGTTTCTTTCCTTAATGGCAAAAAAGAAATGGCTCTAAGAGACTACGCACCCTTCTCTCACAGGGTCGGAAACACCATTTTTAACCCAGCACCTGCTTTAGTGCTGATAACAAAGGAGAGGCTACTGACGCAGCTCCGTCTGCAGCCACTCCCCGCTATCTTTGTGTGTAGCACCGAGAACTCCTTCGAAAACGAACACAGAGATGTTGCAGTTGAGTGCCGCGGAGTCTCCGAGTGTTAAGTGTTGGCTAATGGTGTCAGCTAGAGCTAAATCATGTCCTTAATTCTGTCCTAAAGTTCAATATTGCGGtgagtggaagaggaggaagaggaggaggaggaggaggagggaggggaaacgGTGAAAAGGGGTCTGCAGCAAAAACATATTATCAATACTTCAGTAATGCACCTCTTCAGAAGAAACAGAATTCACAGTAATGTCACTAAAATCACAGGGTAAAATTTGCTAAATAAAACgttacatacaaaaaaaaaaacacacacacacacacacacaatgtcgATCAGTTCACATCTTGATAACATATTAACCTCTACAGATTGATATTTGGTGTGTGAGTtgatgggaaaagaaaaaaaaaaagctttcgttttttttaaatctttttagtCCATTTAGgctaaacttaaaaaaaaaaaaaaaaaatcaacaacaacaaacagagctTGTCAAGTATCCTCCACTGGAACGTAATAATGTAACAttctttgcagcttttttctgtAAACAGGCCGCCAGCCAACGACGGGACTGACAACTGGTTTGGCAAAAATGTTCGGGTATGAAAAGGGGagtgaaagaggagagagagcagGGTGAACACGTACTGTAATTCATCTTCAGCTTCACGTACCACTTTGTGATATGAATGATTCCCTGAGTCTAACACGAGTTGATGCTTTCTTTCCAGTCAATACTGTCGATCGGCATTGATCTTTTTAAagaacccttttttttcttcttttttttttccctccaccgCGAAGACACTTAAAATACAGTACAGGACTTAAAGCAACATTATGCAGCTATTTacctcccaaaaaaaataaataaataaaaaataacagcctCAAAATCATTTTGATGGTGATGCTGATTTGTAAGAGGAagatggtgggggtggggggactttctcattttcattctaTTATGTAGAAGTGAGAAGTGCTTTACAGCACTGCGTCACACGCCATGGGTGCTAGGTACCAGCTGCCGTAGAACGAgttaaatatacacatatatatatatatatatattctctgAATAGGGAAATCAAGGCAGAggtgaaaagacaaaagaggaagatgTTAAGAGAAGCAAGAGACCAAAAGTGTCTCAGATCTTATCCATCTTACTTTTTTTAGCGTACTATTTTTTTCGAATGAGTATGTGCTCTACGAATAACCGGATGGCATGCTCGTAATTGTCAGACAGTCAGTGTGAAACGCTCAACGCTTCCCACACTCGACGGACGCCATCTTGGCTAAGTAGCAGAAGGGGCTGAACCATCAAATTTGTggggcaatttttttttccccgctaAGAACCACCAACTTGTTAGTGGGAAGCGTTTTTTAAAGATCTGATACGTTTGCTTGGCAAGATCAATTGTCATCGTTACAAACTGcagtgtttgatttgattgcaCTGTCATAGTTTTACGCACTGCGCGAGTAGGCACATCACGTCCAGGAAAACGCACCAAGGAATGTCTCCAAAATTAGACGTACCGACTTCTAGATGTTggctttacaaaataaaacgatGCAAGACAAATGCCAGGATGAGCATTGGAAAATCtgtcgcctttttttttttgcaggggaTCTTTTATTTCATGGCCTCATGTGGCTGTATCCTAAACTTGGGACGGTGAGCGGTACCAAACTAACAAGTATTATTCGGCTGaaggagatgatgctgctggtttgttttgtgatgatgactttgtgtttgttgcatgAGGAACTGATAGACTGTATTCCTGTTTCCTCCAGAAGTAAGTTAATGCACCACAGACCTGTAACTGAGCAAAAGTTACATAGTGTTGCTttaatgtttcacattaaaaatactACATAAATACACTTTCACGCACTTTCTTCCCTCTAGTTGCACAATGCAATGGACACTGAACCCAATTTACATTTTccccgcttcttcttctttttttttaaactcatacTTGAGCTCTAACAACTTTTCAGCTTGGCACCCAGCTCTGGGGGGATGTCTGtttggagctggagaagcttcCTGAATTCCTGTTAACGTTCTGGGCGGAGGGGAGGCGAGAGTCGAAGCTGAGGTCCAGGCAATCTGCGTCCATCAGTTCATTGCGGATGATGGAGTCCATGTCACACTCCAGGCTGCCGTTGAACACGTCAAGGTCCAGATCGGCGGGAAAGCGGTCCTGGCCGGATAAGCCAGTGCCGAGCTGCATAGAGGCGTTCTTACTGGGAGACTTCAGGTGCGGCTGCTTGGCTTCGGAGTGGCCGACGTCGCTCTCAGAGGTTGACAAGCCAGCTTGCCAACCAGGCACTGAAGAGCTTTGGGCCTGACCCGCGCTGGTTTGGTTCACCAGCAAGTGGTCTTTGCGGAGCAGCATGGCATTTCGGCGGGAGTTCTGCAGGGCGATGGCGGTGCTGGCCTGCGACATCAAAGGGTCGGATTGGGTGAGCAGCACGTTGCTGGGGCTGTGGGAGTCCAGGCTGAGCAGATCCTGCAGAGTCTGGTGGTCACTGAAGTGCGAGAGGCAGGAGAAGGTGGTCTGCTTGTTCTCCTGGATGGTCTGCATGGGCGACTGTCGCAGGCTCGTGATGGACGGGGGGCTGAAAAGAGGGTTGGGCCCGTAGCTGCCGGAGGGACTTCCCAAACTGCTTCCTGAGCAGCTGAAGGTAAACACTGAGCTCCCTGGACTGTTGGCTCCGTTGTCTTCCTCTCCAGGAGGAGGCTGCTGGGATGCCGTCAGGCTGATATTGTCTAAAAGATCATCCATCAGGTTGTCGGAGAGCCCGTCGTTGAGGTTCATGGTACCTGCCAGGTCGGAGAGCCCTGTGGGTCCCGTGGACGGGGACATGCTGCTGGGACTGGAGTATAGCATCGGAGAGAGAGGCGAGTCGTCATCGGGCACCTCGTCCAGCTCCAGGTTAGCCAAGATTGGGGACAGACGGCCGCTCAGTGTGCTGGCATTGGAGTTGGTCCGTGAGCGGAAGTCTGTCCAGGCGTCCAGCTCGTCACTGCTGCGGGAGGTGGGGCTGCCTGTCCATTTGGAGAGGCTCGAGGAGCTCTCAGAGCTGCCATCTTGAGCGGCCTGCAGCGAGGCTTTCTTCTTGGTAGCACGCCCTCGGGCTCCTTTGATGTACTTACTGTTATCCATTGAAACGGCCCGTCGCCGGGGAGCTTTgcctcctttccctccttccGGGTTGACCATCCACCAAGAGCTCTTCCCCGTTCCTTCATTCTGGACTTTCAC contains:
- the foxo3a gene encoding forkhead box protein O3a, producing MAEAARNDGEPPSNVEIDPDFEPQKRPRSCTWPLPRPESGAGKPGANDTDVIPEEEDDEEGGSTGSGAAQKPSGGVGVKPLEPSSGSGSSSISHPVEVQRGPCKEEAADGSPSSAQTPAAALGGSASQQLRKSSARRNAWGNYSYADLITQAIESSPEKRLTLSQIYDWMVRSVPYFKDKGDSNSSAGWKNSIRHNLSLHSRFVKVQNEGTGKSSWWMVNPEGGKGGKAPRRRAVSMDNSKYIKGARGRATKKKASLQAAQDGSSESSSSLSKWTGSPTSRSSDELDAWTDFRSRTNSNASTLSGRLSPILANLELDEVPDDDSPLSPMLYSSPSSMSPSTGPTGLSDLAGTMNLNDGLSDNLMDDLLDNISLTASQQPPPGEEDNGANSPGSSVFTFSCSGSSLGSPSGSYGPNPLFSPPSITSLRQSPMQTIQENKQTTFSCLSHFSDHQTLQDLLSLDSHSPSNVLLTQSDPLMSQASTAIALQNSRRNAMLLRKDHLLVNQTSAGQAQSSSVPGWQAGLSTSESDVGHSEAKQPHLKSPSKNASMQLGTGLSGQDRFPADLDLDVFNGSLECDMDSIIRNELMDADCLDLSFDSRLPSAQNVNRNSGSFSSSKQTSPQSWVPS